The genomic window GGTCTATTACATAAACATTTGTTATAGATAGATAcgactatgtatgtatgtgtgtatactCACCAACAGACAGATAAGGGTTGGGGgtaaatttaaactttgaagACATTAGTGAGTGTTTTAGGGGTGGAACTTTGCGAACTAATACCAAACTAAATACGCGAATGTTGGTGTAGATATATCATCGATagtgttttctatttttaacaatGCATTATCGTATACTATTGTtgcgaatattttaattcatttatttgtgatttttttgcttattattgaaaagtttttattgttgaatttgaaaaaatttatttattttttaaaagtgtttaaaaaaaagaaaatttagtgAAGTTTTCATTCCATAAATACATTAAATGGTGTGGAAAAATTTCTACTCAAAGGAATAATtcaattttggtatgattttctactaaaatttttcattttaaaactacaCTTAATTAATTacagttaatttttgaatattttaaattttccaaccaaaataattttttaattattcgttggaaaacaaatttttactagttattgaaataaaagccacgatactcgaaataaaattgtgtattcagaaattttatttaaagaatgtaattaaaaaaacatacaatagaCTTTCATTTcgttaaatatcaatatttcgattgcaacgcaaccatcgtcagtagctaaatttattcataaaacacATTTCAAACATTCTTTACAAACTTAAAcgtaaatatgtaaaacattaccaacaaattACAGTAACACTTAAAGAATGTTTGTACTTtaaaatttagctactgacgatggttgCGTTGCAATCTACATATCGATATATtatcttaattatatttttcaaataaaatttctgaaaatacaattttatttcgagtatcgtggtatttatttcaataactatgcctcaactcgaagtcaaaaataaattaaccctCATATAAATTGTTActagtttttagaaaattttccagCGACTAATTAATGTTCTTATCATCAAATCTatcaaattgattaaataatattcaaaactttaagaatttaaaacatttttttctcaagttaaaaaaaaaaaaaaattgcaatatttttttactaaaatcaaattaatttcaattcagAAGTgcctttttagattttaaagaagaaaagaCATTATTTTTGTGCATGATAACGATAACTATACGCCAGATATTGTCCTATATAACATGATTTTGTCAAACttttaagtgataaaaataCACTATactatttttgaactttgtaCAGGATATTGTTATGTACATTGTTAATATATTAGTAGCATTTTATGCCctgtatatttacaaataatactaACTGATTCCATACCCACAATAATCGCATTACTGTACCCGCAATATTCGCCATTTCCATACCcatccatacccatacccatttgaaaataaaaaatcttcctttttctaaacacaaaaaaaatattctttgaaattttttttcgaaatttcaataattttcaatttttacgagGTAATTAAACGAGAATTCAAATCTGGTTTTATGTTTAGCTATCGAAAAATACACTATCACCATTACAATTCgtgaaaattactaaaaatacgAGAACTAgccaaatgaaataaattttagattttttatttcaaaattgtagaTTTAAAGTTACCCTTGctatcaattttcttaaatttgtgagacTTTAAAAGACTTTtaacaattacaattattttataagcttttattttCCGATTTTGGCTACTGATTTCGAAAGCAAATAACAATTaaccaaaattcaaaaaattatttgcatttcGAAATGCTAAACACAAATTGTcgattaacaaattattttcactaTAGTATGAGATTTATAGGGAATCGATACTATGCGAACTTAATATAAAGTAAACATCTCTGATTTAAGCTCGGgtacacagaaaaaaatttattttcttgtcttggttttcaaaagaaatttttcttactaCAAGTAAATTTCTTTTCGCTCCAAGAATATTTTTGTCTtactttaaatacttaattCCAGACAAATAGTTCTTGCttagaaaaaaatgtcttttaatTGAAAGCCcaagttgaatttttattaattatttttcttttcttttgttgCAGTGAAATAGCAACGTTTCAAAACGTCACCTTCATCCCTGTATTTATTCAGCGAGACGAAGTCGTAAATGTATTCAGAAACAATGAATATCGGTGGGCAGCAACCTCAACAATATTGTTTACGATGGAACAACCATCGTTCCAATTTATTAACAGTATTTGATGAACTCTTACAAAATGAAGCATTCACGGATGTGACACTCGCATGTGAGGGCGGTTCAGCTAAATGCCATAAAATGGTTTTGGCTGCATGCTCatcatatttccaaaatttattcACTGGATTACCACACCCATGCACACATCCAGTGGTTGTACTAAAAGATGTTAAATACACAGAAATTAAAGCAATATTAGAGTATATGTATCGAGGTGAAGTCAATGTAGCACAAGATCAATTAGCTGCATTATTAAAAGTTGCAGAAGCATTAAAAGTAAAAGGTTTAATTGAAGAAAATGGCAATTCAAGTGTATCACAAAGTAGTAAATCAACAATTAAAAGGGAGGAACAACAAATTGAACAGAATTCACCGCCAACAATTACAACATCAACAAATAATGTTCAATCTGTTGCGCATAGTAGTAGCAGTAATGGATCACCTCCACATTCTACAGGTTTGTAATACACATTTTATGTTTAGAAAGCTTCATGTGTGGAACtcatttattcttttaaatgtcgcaaaattttatttgtaattttcaatCATATGCGAATGCGACACATCAGAGTTGggaaattaattatacatacagTTGGTTAAATGGGACCTAAATAAATGAGAAACCTAtataactggaactcatgctgaTGTCCCAACACTTTAGCACTaaattacctctgttagtgggGCGAAGAAAACCTCTATATTGAATGTACtacttttaatttcaaagtaaaaaataatttaaaattatgtttcttttaATTGACTTATTCTCACGTTTTTAATCAGAAAAAGAATAAactccattaaaaaatttataacagcttagtaaaaaagttatttttaaattattagcatTTTGTGTCGCAAGACAAAACCACGCCTCTCTGGTAGAAAAATTCCCGATTAGTTTAACCACAATATCGTTGGTTTATGTTtgcaatatataaaattttcagtttttggtTATCAATTAGATTAGTTTTATTTTGGTTAATCATGTAGCTTTACAACACAGCAtacatatcaaaatataaaataggaaGCGATAAGGACtttctattcaaaatatatatgtatgagaAAGTTATTTATCTAGGAAATGTATTAAAACCATTactcaatttttccaaaattttattttttcaaacaaatccaCTATCACAAAATAGTTTTCTCGGCAATACCTTACATCTTAGAAAAAGGTACATTCTCGGCAAAACTAACTTGAAGATTTATGCTCTTTCATTTAAGTAAACCAAAGTGATAATATTGTATTCTTTTTGATTACTAGGTATAAATGGACCACATTCCTTTTCAAAAAGTCCATACAATATGTATGGAAAATCACCAATTGAACGTGGCTCACGTATGGGATTACCAATGTGGGCAGTACCTGGAATGTCAGTTCCACATCATGCATCCACTGTAACACCACCATCCGCAGTAGCCGCAGCCATGTTAACTAGTTGTTACGAAGCCGCCAGTCCAGACATGTCACCATTAAAACGTAAGAAAATGTCTAGCATGATGATGAGCCGTGACACACCTATTTTACGTACAGTACTTGGACAAGGGCAAGCCGATTCATCCCAACCTGTATCATTAGTATGTCATCCGGATAGTCATGAAAATTTACACTCAAATGGATCTGCATATGATAACGATAaggtatgtattatttttatctaagcCTCGCCCCCTTTTAAGTGGCTTAAATCCTTCAATGTCTTCGTCCTCTTCAgggctataaattttcaatatgatgGCCAATCACATAATTAATGTACTGATTGCTTATTTCAGGCACATAAAAGCGAACCGTCTGACGAAGCTCAATCCCCGTATACCGATATTACCGATGACgatgataaagcaaaattacaACATTTAGCAGCGACATCACCATACTCAAACGACATGCGATTATCAACTGGAATAGCGACTTATGTACCAACACAAAAACCAGAATGGAAACGATATAAACAATATACACGAAATGATATTATGTCAGCAATCGAGGCGGTGCGTACCGGTATGAGTGCATTACAAGCAGCAAGAAAGTACGGTGTCCCATCTCGAACCTTATAcgacaaagtaaaaaaattgggtATAACAACTTCGAGGCCTTTTAAACGTGGTTCAAATGGAAGTAGCATAATGTTTCCTTATGGTATAAGTGGTACAAGTTCTCCTTACGGTGGTCATATTCATGAAGGTGAAGAAGCCGCCATATCTGGACACCATCCGAATATGACATTAGAAGGTAGTTTCTTTCAACATTCAATAAGTGGTACACCAAATGGTCCAGGTGGTCGGTCGCCAAGTCCCAGTCCTAGTTTAGTACAATATATGCGTCAAAATAGTCTAACACCGTCACCACCTGATGATCATCATCGTAGCGAAACAAACGGCAGCTCAGAGCGCGAACGTGATGAAGAGAATGATGACGATCAAGTTGAAGATTTATCAATACAGCGTAAAGATGATCCTTCACCGCAACAATCACGTGTAATTGTACCTCCAATGAATCAAGTgtctacaataataaaaaaagaaatggaaCCTATAAAAGAGACACAAAATCTATGTGAAGATTTACGAAGAGAAGTTCAGGTAGACGAtgcaaattaatattattctttgAAATAATCTCCTTTCATTTTAAAGGATAAAATGAACcagtgttatttttttgttacataaatcATTTATCAATGTAAAAAACCATAATTCTTTTGATACTTAATATGCAAATTTATGTTAATTCTGATCGAAACTGTACTTGAAGATCGTAACAGCACCGTGGCcataaacaactaaaaaaagtcGCCTTATTTATAGATGTTCTGTGTCGGGtgactttttatattttgattaagtCAATTCGACATTGtgggataaaataatttaagagatTAATAATGATCCGATCCAACCCGGCATGTACAGTCTGCTATGATAAGGTAGCTTAGGTATTTAAACCAATTAGCTGATACATTTATGTGCCGGTTCATTTCAGGCAAATAAAGTACAAGACGCAGACGGCTTTGTTTAGTTTGGCTATGTTGGCCAAACACAAGTGTAAATCACTAAATATtcgaatttttgtaacctttttgtatatttttcgatACAAGGTGTTTTACATAGTAATTAATGCCTAATTGCCCTTAAAAAGAAAGCAAGTATCATTAGGTGTTGATTTcacaaaattgatcaaatatcttattaattaagtattaaaaattatgagttTTTAACTGACAACTCAgtgcaatattttattttacataaatttttttttgtataaggaaaCAAAATCGTACTCGTTTGAAAAGCTTTAGATATcgattaatttgttaaaatttgattttatttcatagttttttttttgttaactattaaagtattcaaaatacataaataaccGCGATAattcaaatatgaaaaataattcatattgttACAGAACATAGGTTTTTcaaattcttaaaagaaaagaaaacttaTCGTTATACGAAATGGATTTCTTACAGATAAATCTGTCtgtttaaaattccaaaaaaaaatgtatataattatttgtttgtgtgttgCAAATTAAATTTGCTTATGTTTTTGCCACACGAGTGCCTAAAAAACTACTTTGAAACTACACAttagtattttgaaaaatgtttgtttacattacatattattaataataattgggaccagataaaaaaaaattgtctgtcAACTATAcatttaatgaatataattaaattaattaataagactGATTAAATAATGTTAGAAAACAAATTCATATAAGTTATGttaatttgtattcaattgaaGAGACTGATTAGTGCGATATCTATAAATGTgtgaattaatcaatttattcttcttttattttgtttttgtttttttaatttacgaaaaaaatccattattcgtttttaaatttgtataaatatggcTAAAACACGTTAAGAAAATCTTTTTAGTTATATATAACTTTGTACATAGTAgctttaagtaatattttttaatttaaaaagaaatgacTTTTAAAGTCGtcatatttttagttatatcaaagaaattgaatgaattttccttatttttcgtttctttAAACAAAGatgcatttatttattgttcattgtgatttttgaaaaacaatttatcgatttaaaagaaaattaacccAATATTCGCATTTCGTTTTCTGGGAATATTCTTCATAATCGTGCATACTTATTTGTTGGGGTAAAATTCGCGCCAAGCAAaagaattgtataataatatttttccttaACTTTCAAGAGAATTTAAAAGATTATAGTATAATAGTATTACGACCCTCAGTCTGAGCACCTCTTTCGCTATCTCCCTTCTGCTTTGCTTTACTCTTGATTTCCAAGTGTTCTTCGGTCATATTCTATGTTAGGGGCTCTACGAGGTCCAATCTAGCGCCTATCCATTAACGTGCATTCGCCTAGATAGCATAGAAAACTAAAAATCGGGTTCATATTCTAAGAATGCTCTCCAAAAATCTGTAGATCttgcaattattttcaaatacttgcGAATTCCAAGCATTGCCATGATATTGAACTAAGTGGACTTATAATTTTCATTGCAATTGCAGAATAAACGAAAAAGGCTTGATTTATAAATGGCTTAATATTTGTGAAAATCAATCATTTTGGGACCGTTCTCATCTAAATAAcctaaacactttaaacttcgAGACTACAGCTTAAGCCTAAATCCGCCACAGAGAAGCTATTAACGGTTTAACACGGGATTTACTATTTAAGggaattataaaacaaagcgGATTACATTATTACAAGTAAATCACAGATCACAATGAAGAATATGGATGCCACATAtgtgattttaaaaagtttgtttaatttcgttaaaaaaaaaagaattaattattaaccacttaaaaaatttttaatcaagttttaatatataagttcaatatttaataattcggtccttaattattacaaatttaaaggTTATGGGATTTCTAAAATATAGTACTGCGGaggtaactaaaaaaatatacctaaaaaACTGTACAATAGTAAATTAAGAGATTTGGCAAAATAACACACGTATTATTAATTTGGAattcattttccaaaaaaaaaataaattgagatgttaaaataatgaattttgtaatgtttataaaaatttaatggacaatttttataaacaattgtgAGCGATTGTTTTTACCTAGTTTGGGTTTCATTTATCACT from Chrysoperla carnea chromosome 2, inChrCarn1.1, whole genome shotgun sequence includes these protein-coding regions:
- the LOC123292597 gene encoding protein abrupt gives rise to the protein MNIGGQQPQQYCLRWNNHRSNLLTVFDELLQNEAFTDVTLACEGGSAKCHKMVLAACSSYFQNLFTGLPHPCTHPVVVLKDVKYTEIKAILEYMYRGEVNVAQDQLAALLKVAEALKVKGLIEENGNSSVSQSSKSTIKREEQQIEQNSPPTITTSTNNVQSVAHSSSSNGSPPHSTGINGPHSFSKSPYNMYGKSPIERGSRMGLPMWAVPGMSVPHHASTVTPPSAVAAAMLTSCYEAASPDMSPLKRKKMSSMMMSRDTPILRTVLGQGQADSSQPVSLVCHPDSHENLHSNGSAYDNDKAHKSEPSDEAQSPYTDITDDDDKAKLQHLAATSPYSNDMRLSTGIATYVPTQKPEWKRYKQYTRNDIMSAIEAVRTGMSALQAARKYGVPSRTLYDKVKKLGITTSRPFKRGSNGSSIMFPYGISGTSSPYGGHIHEGEEAAISGHHPNMTLEGSFFQHSISGTPNGPGGRSPSPSPSLVQYMRQNSLTPSPPDDHHRSETNGSSERERDEENDDDQVEDLSIQRKDDPSPQQSRVIVPPMNQVSTIIKKEMEPIKETQNLCEDLRREVQVDDAN